The sequence CATCTGATTTTTATTATATGTAAGACAGTTTCAATTTTTCTCTAGTTTACTCTGCTTTCTTGTTTCTCAAAGAGGCTGTCAGTTTGAATTTAATCTTAAAAGTATAATAGCTTATTTCGAAATCCAAACTTACTTGGAAATCTTTTCCTTCTTAAATTCGTCATAAACCTCAACTGAAATCAatgtcatcttcttcatcttcccaCCATCATGCTTTCTCGGGAATTGAACCTCCAGGCATAAGGAGTAAGGTTTCTGaatcaacaaaaatatatgatgtcTTCATCAATCACAGAGGCCCTGATGTCAAAGATGCTCTGGCTCGCCAGCTTTATGATTCCCTTGAGGAGTTAGGAATACGTTCGTTTCTTGACAAGGAAGAGATCGAAATTGgtcattcctttccttctaccATTGAGACTGCCATCCGCTCAGCTGCAGTTCACATCGCTATCTTTTCGAAAGGATATGCAGAGTCCCCTTGGTGTTTGGCGGAGCTGGTTCTTATGCAACAGAGTCAAGCTAAGATTATTCCTGTCTTTTATGATGTGAAACCCTGGGAACTGCGCTATATAGAAAAGGGAGCTTATGCTGGTGCATTCATTGAATACGGAAAGAAATCCAGGTACCAGGAGAAGCATAAGGAGTGGAAGGAAGCCCTCCAATCTATTTCATTTACCACTGGCTATGAAATGAATAATTTGAAGTAAGTTATGTTTGTTTCCATCCTGCTTTTTTTATTCCTCTTTGTAAATAAAAAATGATTGCTTTTAGTGTGCAAACAttattttttctcaaattcccCAATCCTTTTGTATATTGTCAGTGACTGCCAAAGTATTGTATCGGAAGTGGAGAAGGAAGTGCAGAGGAGAAGATTTTTGTATGTTGCTAAATATCCAGTAGGTCTTGACAAGCTTGTAGTAGATTTTGAAAGACGATGCCTTCGTGAGCTTGTACAAGATTTTGAAAATCAATGTGGAGTGAATGAAGGGGAGAAAGGGAAGGCTCAGATAGTTGGCATTTTCGGAATGGGGGGGATAGGCAAAACAACTCTTTCCAAAGAATTGTTCAACCTAAAGCGTCCACAATATACTCGAGCCTGTTTCCTATTTGATGTCCGGGAAGCCTCAGCTAGATGCGATTTGCCTTCGTTGCAAATGAAACTACTGAAAGATCTCTTCGGTGAAAAAGAGCTCACTTTTCAAAGTGCAGAAGAAGGCTCAAGCTGTATCTGGAATCGTATAGAAAGAAGCAGTTCTTTGAGCTTCCTAATTGTTCTAGATGATATTGATCACCTGGAACAGTTAGATGCTTTATTCATCACGCATATGGTGAAGAAGCCAGGTAATACTCTGGTAATTATAACAACCCGTGATGTAGGGGTTCTTATAAGTGCTGGAATTCAAGTTGGTTATCATTTAAAAGGAATGGATGTAGATGATGCCAGAGAGCTCTTTTCCTGGCATGCTTTCTCTCAACCACATCCGGCTGGCGGATTTGAGAATCTTGTTGATGCCTTTTTAGGCGTATGTGGAGGCTTGCCTCTTTCTCTTCAAGTTCTTGGAAGGCATGTTCATGGCAGAAATGGGAGCTATTGGAAGGCAGAGCTGGAAAAAGTTGGTACCACGTTGCATCGAGACATACAACGAAAGCTTAAAATAAGCTTTGACGCTTTGGACAATGAGGAAAAACAAATTTTCCTGGATATTGCCTGTTTCTTTGTTGACAGACCGAAGTGTATAGCCATGAGAGTATGGAGGGCATCTGGATGGAAAGCAGAGTCTGGACTGAGAAAATTACAAGACAAGTGCCTGGTGGAAGAAGCAGAAGATCCCGTACCTGTACTCAGAATGCATGACCACCTCAGGGACTTGGGAAGAGAAATCGCAAGTGAACTGAGACATCCTCCTCGCTTGTGGCGTCCTCAGGATCTGAAATATTTGGTATGCTTGTCTCTCTTCTATATATCTGCTGTGAACCAAATCAAAATGCTATTCTAAATCTTAAACTTATTACTAAACACTATTTAAGCCACTTTTGTGAATGCAGGAATCAAAGCGAATCAAAAATATCCTAGCTAAAACAAAAGGAAGATGCTTCCATTCCATTTTTGACGATTCCCTAAACTCTAGAATTACCTTCTTTTTAGGCCAATCGGACGATAGATCTAGGAAATCAACTTCGTTGCTTTACCTGGATGTGAATCTATATTCCTCTCATATAAATCATCTACGGCACCAGCAGCAGCCAA is a genomic window of Cryptomeria japonica chromosome 7, Sugi_1.0, whole genome shotgun sequence containing:
- the LOC131048465 gene encoding disease resistance protein Roq1-like, translated to MSSSSSSHHHAFSGIEPPGIRSKVSESTKIYDVFINHRGPDVKDALARQLYDSLEELGIRSFLDKEEIEIGHSFPSTIETAIRSAAVHIAIFSKGYAESPWCLAELVLMQQSQAKIIPVFYDVKPWELRYIEKGAYAGAFIEYGKKSRYQEKHKEWKEALQSISFTTGYEMNNLNDCQSIVSEVEKEVQRRRFLYVAKYPVGLDKLVVDFERRCLRELVQDFENQCGVNEGEKGKAQIVGIFGMGGIGKTTLSKELFNLKRPQYTRACFLFDVREASARCDLPSLQMKLLKDLFGEKELTFQSAEEGSSCIWNRIERSSSLSFLIVLDDIDHLEQLDALFITHMVKKPGNTLVIITTRDVGVLISAGIQVGYHLKGMDVDDARELFSWHAFSQPHPAGGFENLVDAFLGVCGGLPLSLQVLGRHVHGRNGSYWKAELEKVGTTLHRDIQRKLKISFDALDNEEKQIFLDIACFFVDRPKCIAMRVWRASGWKAESGLRKLQDKCLVEEAEDPVPVLRMHDHLRDLGREIASELRHPPRLWRPQDLKYLESKRIKNILAKTKGRCFHSIFDDSLNSRITFFLGQSDDRSRKSTSLLYLDVNLYSSHINHLRHQQQPRIPLWTSLKYVHFLRIRYGHFRKLWRDLEAPSELKELEIDETFVEEFPDFLGISTNVENKTIGGQHKPKPKLLMLNTSRRVSGSLQMIASRKSATVKPPLSFLEDLVVRRQENVIRIALNGKYCPSLRSVDLSSMKNLREVQFTRVSTLNCLQVSNCEDLQRLSVTSDLTKLEDMNISACPELEEPSVGGLSSLRRFSIEDCNFKSAPGITSFEMLLELNINRCPQIHELSLAHLNCLEKVVINSCYNLKSVTGISRLPKLVELSITLCWKLKLELCLVSLRYLKKIVVDTSVKVKSFELDGCSSLEQVQGRYDFQEIRMVNIRDCPELRELPAFLGGSRLETITINGCDKLNYLELTNCAILKRFTGDFDPEVLSILDCPMLQELPGFGHVKCLEEIRIFRCGSLQNMTFPTTLKRLELNDCRELRGMSAISVRTELVELNISDCLQLEELSIAHLSLLGKLSLANLRSVSGISHLTNLVELRIQESLEVELYLSRMSGLERIKNNSGNI